In Penaeus monodon isolate SGIC_2016 unplaced genomic scaffold, NSTDA_Pmon_1 PmonScaffold_3297, whole genome shotgun sequence, a single genomic region encodes these proteins:
- the LOC119570603 gene encoding snRNA-activating protein complex subunit 3-like has translation MQTLVQTISRARPNFLLDFSTSMVFFMMTFAKRDQNFYSESIINWQRSTQKLHLFFHKNILGEMRAESMSETTFLDLKVRLGYPYVFLHQGNCEHIIIFTDIRLHHQNDVPDPQRFPLLRGQASKLSVKCVICSLNLANWIVLDEPRLPIAVAHVCHRCLKMFCYNHKAENAVTGDKKLFHSTEYIFASSYSG, from the exons ATGCAAACTTTGGTTCAAACAATTAGCAGAGCaag ACCAAATTTCCTTCTGGATTTTTCTACATCAATGGTGTTTTTTATGATGACCTTCGCCAAGAGGGATCAAAATTTTTACAGTGAAAGCATTATTAACTGGCAAAGAAGCACCCAGAAATTG CACTTGTTCTTTCACAAAAATATTCTAGGTGAGATGAGAGCAGAAAGCATGAGTGAGACAACTTTCCTTGACTTGAAGGTGCGTCTAGGCTACCCATATGTCTTTCTTCATCAAGGAAATTGTGAACACATTATCATCTTCACAGATATCAG ATTACACCACCAGAACGACGTTCCAGATCCCCAACGTTTCCCTCTGTTACGTGGTCAAGCATCAAAACTTTCAGTCAAGTGTGTCATCTGTTCTTTAAACTTAGCTAA CTGGATTGTGTTGGATGAACCCCGACTGCCCATAGCAGTTGCCCATGTGTGCCATCGTTGCCTCAAGATGTTCTGTTACAACCATAAGG caGAGAATGCTGTTACAGG